From Alienimonas californiensis, a single genomic window includes:
- a CDS encoding PIG-L deacetylase family protein, translating into MFHPSLTGLREVLCLGAHSDDIEIGCGGTLLRLIATNPGLRITWVVFSGADDEVRREEALRGAELFCAGAPEPTVHVEGFRDGYFPFNSQLKDRFRALAGAVNPDLIFTHRRDDAHQDHRALADLTWQHFRNHLTLEYEIPKYEGDLGQPNLFVPLDRTTAERKVELLNEIFASQRTRAWFTPDTFRATLRLRGIEANADGGFAEGFHVRKIVL; encoded by the coding sequence ATGTTTCACCCGTCCCTCACCGGCCTGCGCGAGGTGTTGTGCCTCGGCGCCCATTCGGACGACATCGAAATCGGCTGCGGCGGCACGCTGTTGCGATTGATCGCCACGAACCCCGGCCTGCGGATCACCTGGGTCGTGTTCAGCGGGGCGGACGATGAAGTCCGCCGAGAAGAGGCGCTTCGCGGAGCCGAATTGTTTTGCGCCGGGGCGCCCGAACCGACGGTGCACGTCGAGGGGTTCCGCGACGGCTATTTTCCGTTCAATAGTCAGTTGAAAGACCGCTTCCGGGCGCTGGCGGGGGCGGTCAATCCGGACCTGATCTTCACCCATCGCCGGGACGACGCCCATCAGGACCACCGGGCGCTGGCGGACCTGACGTGGCAGCACTTCCGGAACCATCTGACGCTGGAATACGAGATCCCGAAGTACGAGGGGGACCTTGGCCAGCCGAACCTGTTCGTCCCGCTGGACCGGACGACGGCGGAGCGGAAGGTCGAACTGCTGAACGAAATCTTCGCCTCGCAGCGGACCCGGGCGTGGTTCACGCCGGACACGTTCCGGGCGACGCTGCGGCTCCGCGGGATCGAGGCGAACGCCGACGGCGGCTTCGCGGAAGGCTTTCACGTGCGGAAGATCGTGCTGTGA
- a CDS encoding class I SAM-dependent methyltransferase: protein MTLPAPASSPAADASVSVDRPCRFCAAPVRQLVVDLGMSPLCENFLTRDELNRMEPFYPLSAWVCEKCLLVQVEEFVSGREIFGGEYAYFSSFSDSWLQFSREYADRMIDRLNLGSDSFVLELASNDGYLLKNFVERGVPCLGIEPAANCAAAAEKIGVPSRVEYFGVEVAERLAAEGISADLLIANNCAAHVPDLNDFIGGMKRVLKPGGTITVEVAHWLNMFEQTQFDQIYQEHYCYFSLLTLREVFAAHGMTLYDVDEIPTHGGSLRVYARHEDADYQGEPLPVTAAVEALCDRERSIGLAEMRTYEDYGRRVERVKRDLLDFLITAKRNGKTVVGYGAPGKGNTLLNYCGIREDFLDYVVDRNPYKHGKFLPGTHIPVHPTERIAETKPDYVLILPWNLRPEISAQLEYVREWGAKLVVPIPELDVF, encoded by the coding sequence ATGACCCTGCCCGCCCCCGCGTCTTCGCCCGCCGCCGACGCGTCGGTCTCCGTCGATCGTCCCTGCCGGTTCTGCGCCGCCCCGGTGCGGCAACTCGTGGTGGACCTCGGCATGTCGCCGCTGTGCGAGAACTTCCTCACCCGGGACGAATTGAACCGGATGGAGCCGTTCTATCCGCTGTCGGCGTGGGTCTGCGAAAAATGCCTGCTCGTGCAGGTCGAGGAGTTCGTCAGCGGGCGGGAGATCTTCGGCGGGGAGTACGCCTACTTCAGTTCGTTCAGCGATTCCTGGCTGCAGTTCTCCCGGGAGTACGCCGACCGCATGATCGACCGGCTGAATCTCGGTTCCGACAGCTTCGTGCTGGAACTGGCCAGCAACGACGGCTACCTGCTGAAGAACTTCGTCGAGCGGGGCGTTCCCTGCCTCGGAATCGAACCGGCGGCGAACTGCGCCGCGGCGGCAGAGAAGATCGGCGTGCCCAGCCGGGTCGAATACTTCGGCGTGGAGGTCGCGGAGAGACTCGCCGCGGAGGGGATCTCCGCGGACCTGCTGATCGCCAATAACTGCGCCGCCCACGTGCCGGACCTGAACGACTTCATCGGCGGGATGAAGCGGGTCCTGAAGCCCGGCGGGACGATCACCGTCGAGGTCGCCCACTGGCTGAACATGTTCGAGCAGACGCAGTTCGACCAGATTTATCAGGAGCATTACTGCTACTTCTCCCTCCTGACCCTGCGGGAGGTGTTCGCCGCCCACGGCATGACGCTGTACGACGTGGACGAGATCCCCACCCACGGCGGGTCGCTGCGGGTCTACGCCCGCCACGAAGACGCGGATTATCAGGGCGAACCGCTGCCCGTGACCGCCGCCGTCGAGGCGCTGTGCGACCGGGAGCGGTCCATCGGCCTGGCGGAGATGCGCACCTACGAGGACTACGGCCGCCGTGTGGAGCGAGTGAAGCGGGACCTGCTGGACTTTCTGATCACGGCGAAGCGCAACGGGAAAACCGTCGTCGGCTACGGGGCGCCCGGCAAGGGCAACACGCTGCTGAACTACTGCGGCATCCGCGAGGACTTCCTCGACTACGTCGTCGACCGCAACCCGTACAAGCACGGCAAGTTCCTGCCCGGCACGCACATCCCGGTTCACCCGACCGAGCGTATCGCCGAGACGAAACCGGACTACGTTCTGATCCTGCCGTGGAACCTGCGGCCCGAAATCAGCGCCCAGTTGGAGTACGTTCGGGAGTGGGGGGCCAAACTGGTCGTCCCGATTCCGGAGTTGGACGTCTTCTGA
- a CDS encoding oligosaccharide flippase family protein, whose product MTQAADAPPDATADAPPNTVGPFRGVRSLVERALSDPALAIADQAAVSGTRFVTTVTVGRFAGAEELGVYALATAGLILAGCVQESIVTKPYTVLRTGRGDRRYAGSALAFHLLFGLGLAGALLIAAAVCGAAGAPGAGLVLACLAGVAPLTLLWEFARRMSFAHLRFRSALAVDGGLGALQLSGLAALALAGSLNALTALAVVGAAAALAGGTWLALRRRQFAPRRTRLRSDWGRNWRFGRWVLAGQLCGTSANGAPQWILAATAGVAAAGLYAGAQNVVLLCNPLILAMASLLVPQTAEARRSGGTAAVRRVVLRAAALLAAVAGLFWLGLLLFGGTLLRQIYGAEFAGAGSAIRVLGLAPLAWSFIVAFEAGLSAIDRPDLSFRAILVGLIVTAAGAAALSGPFGPAGAAAGLALGAAVSAAVLAFDFLRLTSIAAAVPPESV is encoded by the coding sequence GTGACGCAGGCGGCCGACGCCCCGCCCGACGCGACTGCCGACGCCCCGCCCAACACCGTCGGCCCGTTTCGCGGCGTGCGATCGTTGGTCGAGCGGGCGCTGTCCGATCCGGCGTTGGCGATCGCGGATCAGGCGGCGGTTTCGGGCACGCGGTTCGTCACCACCGTGACGGTCGGCCGCTTCGCGGGGGCGGAGGAACTGGGCGTCTACGCCCTGGCGACCGCCGGCCTGATCCTCGCCGGCTGCGTGCAGGAATCGATCGTCACCAAACCCTACACCGTGCTGCGGACCGGCCGCGGCGACCGGCGGTACGCCGGCAGCGCGCTGGCCTTTCACCTCCTCTTCGGACTCGGGCTGGCGGGGGCCCTGCTGATCGCGGCGGCGGTGTGCGGGGCGGCGGGGGCCCCGGGGGCGGGGCTCGTGCTGGCCTGCCTGGCGGGCGTGGCGCCGCTGACGCTGTTGTGGGAATTCGCCCGGCGGATGAGCTTCGCCCACCTGCGATTCCGCAGCGCGCTGGCGGTGGACGGCGGGCTCGGGGCGCTGCAACTGTCCGGGCTGGCGGCGCTGGCGCTGGCGGGGTCGCTGAACGCCCTCACGGCGTTGGCGGTCGTCGGCGCCGCGGCGGCGCTGGCGGGCGGAACCTGGCTGGCGCTGCGGCGGAGGCAGTTCGCGCCGCGGCGGACGCGGCTGCGGTCGGACTGGGGCCGCAACTGGCGCTTCGGCCGGTGGGTTCTCGCGGGGCAGCTTTGCGGCACCTCGGCGAACGGCGCCCCGCAGTGGATCCTCGCGGCGACCGCGGGCGTCGCCGCCGCCGGTCTGTACGCCGGCGCCCAGAACGTCGTGCTGCTGTGCAACCCGCTGATCCTGGCGATGGCCAGCCTGCTGGTGCCGCAAACCGCGGAGGCCCGGCGCTCCGGCGGGACGGCGGCGGTGCGGCGGGTCGTCCTGCGGGCGGCGGCGCTGCTGGCGGCGGTCGCCGGGCTGTTCTGGCTCGGGCTGCTGCTCTTCGGCGGGACGCTGCTCCGACAGATCTACGGAGCGGAGTTCGCCGGCGCCGGGTCGGCGATTCGCGTGCTCGGGCTGGCTCCGCTCGCCTGGTCGTTCATCGTCGCCTTCGAGGCCGGCCTGTCGGCGATCGATCGGCCGGACCTCAGCTTTCGCGCCATTCTGGTCGGCCTGATCGTGACCGCCGCCGGCGCCGCCGCACTCTCCGGACCGTTCGGCCCGGCGGGCGCCGCGGCGGGGCTGGCGCTGGGCGCCGCCGTGTCGGCGGCCGTGCTCGCATTCGACTTTCTCCGCCTGACGTCGATCGCGGCCGCGGTGCCGCCGGAGTCCGTGTGA
- a CDS encoding DUF4910 domain-containing protein translates to MAAPPSNPPTFRPAPDAGQRALRLAEELFGIYRAKTGEGVRRSLALLADELSGEGGEWTVHEVPTGTPILDWEAPPEWNVRDAWIADPADPAAGRIVDFRRCNLHVLSGSAPVDRRVPWSELKEHLDTAPDRPADVPFRTCEPGARWGFCVSQEQYDALAARGERDYAVRIDATVAPGSLTYAEWFLPADAPKWPGNEPAEVLISTHVCHPALAHDGVSGMAVAAELARTLAARPGRRFGYRLLFVPATVGAIAWLAANRDRLLGDGADRIAAGLTLACCGDDGPFTLRRSRRGDAIIDRAAAVVLNHRDEPSELRDFAPFGYDQRQYCSPGFNLPIAGLTRTPDGEYPQYHTSADDLSLLSAAGLGGTVGVCAAIFDVLEANRTYVNRKPYGEPRLGPSGLYAAFGSDPASAAAQRAVQWVLNLSDGRHSLLDVAERSGLPFPAVARAAAALSAHNFLTEPAAGDRRPRPARFALPATSCPR, encoded by the coding sequence CTGGCCGCCCCCCCGTCCAATCCGCCGACCTTTCGCCCCGCCCCGGACGCGGGTCAGCGGGCGCTGCGCCTGGCGGAGGAACTGTTCGGCATCTATCGGGCGAAGACGGGCGAGGGCGTGCGGCGGTCGCTCGCCCTGCTGGCAGACGAATTATCGGGGGAAGGAGGCGAATGGACGGTGCACGAAGTGCCCACCGGCACGCCGATCCTCGATTGGGAGGCGCCGCCGGAGTGGAATGTCCGCGACGCCTGGATCGCCGACCCGGCCGACCCCGCCGCCGGCCGGATTGTCGATTTTCGGCGCTGCAATCTGCACGTCCTCAGCGGGTCCGCCCCGGTCGATCGCCGCGTGCCGTGGTCGGAGCTGAAGGAGCATCTCGATACGGCGCCGGACCGCCCGGCCGACGTCCCGTTCCGCACCTGCGAACCGGGGGCGCGGTGGGGGTTCTGCGTCTCGCAGGAGCAATACGACGCCCTCGCCGCCCGCGGGGAGCGGGACTATGCGGTGCGAATCGACGCGACCGTCGCCCCCGGCTCCCTCACCTATGCCGAGTGGTTCCTCCCGGCCGACGCCCCCAAATGGCCGGGGAACGAACCGGCGGAAGTCCTGATTTCCACGCACGTCTGCCACCCGGCGCTGGCGCACGACGGCGTCAGCGGGATGGCCGTCGCCGCGGAGTTGGCCCGGACGCTCGCCGCCCGGCCCGGGCGGCGGTTCGGGTATCGCCTGTTATTCGTCCCGGCGACGGTCGGGGCGATCGCCTGGCTGGCCGCGAACCGGGACCGGCTGCTCGGGGACGGGGCGGACCGCATTGCCGCCGGGCTGACGTTGGCCTGCTGCGGGGACGACGGCCCGTTCACGCTGCGGCGCTCCCGCCGCGGGGACGCAATCATCGACCGGGCCGCGGCGGTCGTGTTGAACCACCGGGACGAGCCGTCCGAACTGCGGGACTTCGCCCCCTTCGGCTACGACCAGCGGCAGTATTGCTCGCCGGGGTTCAACCTGCCGATCGCCGGGCTGACCCGCACGCCGGACGGGGAGTACCCGCAATATCACACCTCCGCGGACGACCTGTCGCTGCTGTCGGCGGCGGGATTGGGGGGGACTGTTGGGGTCTGCGCCGCAATTTTCGACGTGCTGGAGGCCAATCGGACCTACGTTAATCGTAAGCCGTACGGAGAACCGCGGCTCGGCCCCAGCGGTCTGTACGCCGCGTTCGGGTCCGATCCCGCCTCCGCCGCGGCCCAGCGGGCCGTGCAGTGGGTGTTGAACCTCAGCGACGGCCGGCATTCGCTGCTGGACGTCGCGGAACGCTCCGGCCTGCCCTTCCCCGCCGTCGCCCGGGCCGCCGCCGCCCTGAGCGCCCACAATTTTCTGACCGAACCCGCGGCGGGCGACCGTCGCCCCCGTCCCGCCCGCTTCGCCCTCCCCGCGACTTCATGTCCACGATGA
- the rfbG gene encoding CDP-glucose 4,6-dehydratase: MPDRPAPPLADVPAPFGGAFAGRSVFVTGHTGFKGSWLCLWLERLGAQVTGYALDPPTDPAHLIVSGAAERLVADHRADVRDRKRLAAAIDEADPDLILHLAAQTVVRTGYEEPFETFDVNVMGTAAVLDVVRVRSARGEKPVSVVCVTSDKCYENVEQVWGYRETDAMGDHDPYGGSKGAAELAIRSYRHSFFPSHKLAEHRVRLASARAGNVIGGGDWTRDALVVDVIAALNAGDPVPLRSPGAYRPWQHVLQALDGYLTLAAGLLTAPADRVEPLLSGFNVGPLPGHALSVREVVEILFEEWGAGEWTDESGGNHPREAGLLHLAIDKAMSVLGWKPVWDVREALRQTAHWYKEYRDEPAAARRIGEGQIAQYEAAMRMRRDVTREF, translated from the coding sequence ATGCCCGACCGCCCGGCCCCGCCGCTCGCCGACGTCCCCGCCCCCTTCGGCGGGGCGTTCGCCGGGCGTTCCGTGTTTGTGACCGGGCACACCGGGTTCAAGGGGAGTTGGCTCTGCCTGTGGCTGGAACGGCTGGGGGCGCAGGTGACCGGCTACGCCCTCGATCCGCCGACCGACCCGGCCCACCTGATCGTCTCCGGCGCCGCGGAGCGGCTGGTCGCCGATCACCGGGCGGACGTCCGCGACCGCAAACGCTTGGCCGCGGCGATCGACGAGGCCGACCCGGACCTCATCCTGCACCTCGCCGCCCAGACCGTCGTGCGGACCGGCTACGAGGAGCCGTTCGAGACGTTCGACGTCAACGTGATGGGCACCGCCGCGGTGCTGGACGTCGTTCGAGTCCGGTCAGCCCGGGGGGAAAAGCCGGTCTCGGTCGTCTGCGTGACCAGCGATAAATGCTACGAGAACGTGGAGCAGGTCTGGGGCTACCGCGAGACCGACGCGATGGGCGATCACGACCCCTACGGCGGCAGCAAGGGGGCGGCGGAGCTGGCGATTCGCTCCTACCGGCATTCGTTCTTCCCCTCGCACAAGCTGGCGGAGCACCGCGTGCGGCTGGCGAGCGCGCGGGCCGGCAACGTGATCGGCGGGGGCGACTGGACCCGCGACGCGCTGGTGGTGGACGTGATCGCGGCATTGAACGCCGGGGACCCCGTGCCGCTCCGCAGCCCCGGCGCCTATCGGCCGTGGCAGCACGTCTTGCAGGCGCTGGACGGCTACCTGACGCTCGCCGCCGGCCTGCTGACGGCGCCGGCGGATCGGGTCGAACCGCTCCTGAGCGGGTTCAACGTCGGTCCGCTGCCGGGACACGCCCTGTCGGTGCGGGAGGTGGTCGAGATCCTGTTCGAAGAATGGGGCGCCGGCGAGTGGACCGACGAGAGCGGCGGGAATCACCCCCGCGAAGCCGGCCTGCTGCATCTCGCGATCGATAAAGCGATGAGCGTGCTCGGCTGGAAGCCGGTCTGGGACGTGCGGGAGGCCCTGCGGCAGACGGCGCACTGGTACAAGGAGTACCGCGACGAGCCCGCCGCCGCCCGCCGCATCGGCGAGGGGCAGATCGCCCAGTACGAAGCCGCCATGCGCATGCGGCGGGACGTGACCCGGGAATTCTGA
- a CDS encoding NAD-dependent epimerase/dehydratase family protein, which yields MNNSTILVAGAGGFIGGHLVADLLRRGYENVRAVDVKPMDRWYQVFPEAENVVADLKELSACRAACEGASEVYNLAADMGGMGFIENNKALCMLSVLINTHLLEASREAGVDRFFFASSACVYAADKQVNADVIPLKESDAYPAMPEDGYGWEKLFSERMCRHFREDFGLTTRVARFHNVYGPEGTWDGGREKAPAAVSRKIAVAKHTGEPEIEVWGDGTQTRSFMYIDDCVAGIDKIMHSDIEEPINLGSDELITIDGLVDLVADLADVEVTKKHLLDKPRGVNGRNSDNTMILDRLGWEPMTSLRSGMSKTYEWVEAQYLAQSGQAADPTPATVPFKAQPELV from the coding sequence ATGAACAATTCCACCATTCTCGTCGCCGGCGCCGGCGGTTTTATCGGCGGCCACCTCGTCGCCGACCTGCTCCGCCGCGGGTATGAAAACGTTCGGGCGGTGGACGTGAAGCCGATGGACCGTTGGTATCAGGTCTTCCCGGAGGCGGAGAACGTCGTCGCCGACCTGAAGGAACTGTCCGCCTGCCGGGCGGCCTGCGAGGGCGCCTCGGAGGTGTATAACCTCGCCGCGGATATGGGCGGGATGGGTTTTATCGAGAACAACAAGGCCTTGTGCATGCTGTCGGTGTTGATCAACACCCACCTGCTGGAGGCCTCCCGGGAGGCGGGCGTGGATCGGTTCTTCTTCGCCAGCAGCGCCTGCGTCTACGCCGCGGACAAGCAGGTGAACGCCGACGTGATTCCCCTGAAAGAATCCGACGCCTACCCCGCGATGCCCGAGGACGGCTACGGCTGGGAGAAGCTGTTCAGCGAGCGGATGTGCCGGCACTTCCGCGAGGACTTCGGCCTGACCACCCGCGTAGCCCGGTTCCACAACGTCTACGGCCCCGAAGGCACCTGGGACGGCGGCCGCGAGAAGGCCCCCGCCGCAGTCTCCCGCAAAATCGCCGTCGCCAAGCACACCGGCGAGCCGGAAATCGAAGTCTGGGGCGACGGCACGCAGACCCGCAGCTTCATGTACATCGACGACTGCGTCGCCGGAATCGACAAGATCATGCACTCGGACATCGAAGAGCCGATCAACCTCGGTTCCGATGAATTAATCACGATCGACGGCCTCGTCGATCTGGTGGCCGATCTGGCAGACGTCGAAGTCACGAAGAAGCACCTGCTGGACAAGCCCCGCGGCGTGAACGGCCGGAACAGCGACAACACGATGATCCTGGACCGCCTCGGCTGGGAGCCGATGACCTCCCTGCGGTCCGGCATGTCGAAGACCTACGAGTGGGTCGAAGCCCAGTACCTCGCCCAGTCCGGGCAGGCCGCCGACCCGACACCGGCGACCGTTCCGTTTAAGGCCCAGCCGGAACTGGTGTAG
- a CDS encoding sugar phosphate nucleotidyltransferase — protein MKVVLFCGGFGMRLREYSESVPKPLVEIGDRPILWHIMKYYAHFGHTDFILCLGWRARAFKRYFLEYDECVSNDFTLSFGPERRGLADRRGGDAPVEGRADAAGAESGRRHSRRVQLAARDLHDWNITFVDTGTTSSIGERLRAVRPHLEGEETFLANYADGLSDVNLDSLISFHKRQRAAVTFMTVKPSQTFHTVDMAEDGRVRELKAVTDTETWINAGFFVLNHEVFDVLGPGEDLVAEPIDRLAKAGKVSALKHDGFFGCMDTFKEKQMLDDLYAGGQAPWELWRQSPAATEADGPSLFPAAA, from the coding sequence ATGAAGGTCGTTCTGTTCTGCGGCGGATTCGGGATGCGGCTGCGGGAGTATTCGGAGTCGGTCCCCAAGCCGCTGGTCGAGATCGGCGATCGGCCGATCCTGTGGCACATCATGAAGTACTACGCCCACTTCGGGCACACGGACTTCATCCTCTGCCTGGGGTGGCGGGCGCGGGCGTTCAAGCGGTACTTCCTGGAGTACGACGAGTGCGTCTCCAACGACTTCACGCTGTCGTTCGGCCCGGAACGCCGCGGACTGGCCGACCGCCGCGGCGGGGACGCGCCCGTCGAAGGCCGGGCGGACGCCGCCGGCGCCGAGAGCGGCCGGCGACATAGCCGGCGGGTGCAACTCGCCGCCCGGGACCTGCACGACTGGAATATCACGTTCGTCGACACCGGCACGACCTCCTCCATCGGCGAGCGCCTGCGGGCCGTGCGGCCCCATCTGGAGGGCGAGGAAACCTTCCTGGCCAACTACGCCGACGGCCTGTCCGACGTGAACTTGGACTCCCTGATCAGCTTCCACAAGCGTCAGCGGGCCGCCGTCACCTTTATGACGGTCAAGCCGTCGCAGACGTTCCACACGGTCGATATGGCCGAGGACGGCCGCGTGCGGGAATTAAAAGCCGTCACCGACACGGAGACCTGGATCAACGCCGGGTTTTTCGTGCTGAACCATGAGGTGTTCGACGTGCTGGGGCCGGGCGAGGATCTGGTGGCCGAGCCGATCGACCGGCTGGCGAAGGCCGGCAAGGTGTCGGCGTTGAAACACGACGGCTTTTTCGGGTGCATGGACACCTTCAAGGAAAAGCAGATGCTCGACGACCTGTACGCCGGCGGCCAGGCGCCGTGGGAACTGTGGCGCCAGAGCCCCGCGGCGACCGAGGCCGACGGGCCCAGCCTGTTCCCGGCCGCCGCCTGA
- a CDS encoding glycosyltransferase family 2 protein produces MSSAAPPVSIGLPVYNAERYLMGCLESLLGQTYGDFELFIADNASGDATEELCREAARRDGRIRYERREKNHGAVGNFNYACERARGRYFKWAAYDDRCAPTFLERCVERLEEDAGVAWCHPLTRHIGPDGEVVPPEVDPALPPGADSHSLLNPPGLRYDRAAERPWQRFRAVTLGTTWCSDAFGLFRTDALRRTRLYLPCFGAEKLLMAEVALLGRFAEPQEVLFDQRVHPGAASNLRNRSAEAAFATGGVARRFSTARLTLLRGYLSAIRRADLPAADRARCLATLALYVGQVGKWRRVLHHTLSGRGLGDDTWKRIAAAKSVAAASPGPR; encoded by the coding sequence ATGTCCTCCGCCGCGCCGCCCGTCAGCATCGGCCTGCCCGTGTACAACGCGGAGCGGTATCTGATGGGCTGCCTCGAGTCGCTGCTCGGCCAGACCTACGGGGACTTCGAGCTGTTCATCGCCGACAACGCCTCCGGCGACGCGACGGAAGAGCTCTGCCGCGAGGCCGCCCGGCGGGACGGACGGATTCGGTACGAGCGTCGGGAGAAGAACCACGGCGCCGTCGGGAACTTCAATTACGCCTGCGAACGGGCCCGCGGCCGCTATTTTAAGTGGGCCGCCTACGACGACCGCTGCGCCCCGACGTTTCTGGAGCGCTGCGTCGAACGGCTGGAGGAGGACGCCGGCGTGGCGTGGTGCCACCCGCTCACCCGGCATATCGGGCCGGACGGCGAGGTCGTGCCCCCGGAGGTCGACCCGGCCCTGCCGCCGGGGGCGGACAGCCACAGTCTGCTGAACCCGCCCGGCCTGCGGTACGACCGCGCCGCGGAGCGTCCGTGGCAGCGTTTCCGGGCGGTCACGCTCGGGACGACCTGGTGCTCCGACGCCTTCGGCCTGTTCCGCACCGACGCCCTCCGGCGCACGCGGCTGTATCTGCCCTGCTTCGGCGCCGAAAAGCTGCTGATGGCCGAAGTCGCCCTGCTGGGCCGCTTCGCCGAGCCGCAGGAGGTCCTGTTCGATCAACGGGTGCACCCCGGGGCGGCCAGCAATCTGAGGAACCGGTCCGCGGAGGCGGCGTTCGCGACGGGGGGCGTCGCCCGGCGGTTCTCGACGGCCCGGCTCACGCTGCTGCGGGGTTACCTCTCGGCGATCCGGCGGGCGGACCTGCCCGCCGCCGACCGCGCCCGCTGTCTGGCGACCCTGGCCCTGTACGTCGGGCAGGTCGGCAAGTGGCGCCGCGTGCTGCACCACACGCTCTCCGGCCGCGGACTGGGCGACGACACCTGGAAACGGATTGCGGCCGCCAAGAGCGTCGCCGCGGCGTCGCCCGGCCCCCGTTGA
- a CDS encoding glutamate-1-semialdehyde 2,1-aminomutase has product MSPVSPAARALQRRAHDLIPGGCHTYAKGDDQFPENAPPFFVRGEGCHVWDLDGNRYIEYGMGCRAVGLGHAYAPVLDAVRDALSLGTNFTRPHVIEVEAAEAFLEIVPGAEMVKFCKNGSDATTAAIKLARAATGRDLVALCGDHPFFSVDDWFIGTTPIDAGIPQSVKAQSLTFRYNDLASLRALFDAHPGEIAAVILEPAKYDAPGDGFLHKAQALCRERGAVYILDEMIAGFRYHNGGGQTLYGIEPDLSTFGKAMANGFSLSALAGKRELMELGGLRHDTERVFLLSTTHGAETHALAAFLAVAKIYQDEPVCETMADRGDLLRAGIEAAAKQRGLIEFVPIFGPGCNLVFGACGPDGQSDQAYRSLLIQELTKRGVFGPSLVISYSHSERDVEDTVAAFEGALDVYARALEDGVERHLVGQPSRVVYRKFN; this is encoded by the coding sequence ATCTCCCCTGTTTCGCCCGCGGCCCGGGCGCTGCAGCGGCGGGCCCACGACCTGATCCCCGGCGGGTGTCACACCTACGCCAAGGGGGACGATCAATTCCCGGAGAACGCCCCGCCGTTCTTCGTCCGCGGCGAAGGCTGCCACGTTTGGGACTTGGACGGGAACCGCTATATCGAATACGGCATGGGCTGCCGGGCCGTCGGCCTGGGCCACGCCTATGCGCCGGTGCTGGACGCGGTGCGGGACGCCCTGTCGCTGGGCACGAACTTCACCCGGCCGCACGTGATCGAAGTCGAGGCCGCCGAGGCCTTCCTTGAGATCGTGCCGGGGGCGGAGATGGTCAAGTTCTGCAAGAACGGCTCCGACGCCACCACCGCCGCGATCAAGCTGGCCCGGGCGGCGACCGGCCGGGACCTCGTCGCGTTGTGCGGCGATCATCCGTTCTTCTCGGTGGACGACTGGTTCATCGGCACCACGCCGATCGACGCCGGCATCCCGCAGAGCGTCAAGGCCCAGTCGCTCACCTTCCGCTATAACGACCTGGCCAGCCTGCGGGCGTTGTTCGACGCCCATCCCGGCGAGATCGCCGCGGTAATTCTCGAACCGGCCAAATACGACGCCCCCGGGGACGGCTTCCTGCATAAAGCCCAGGCCCTCTGTCGGGAGCGGGGAGCGGTTTATATCCTCGACGAGATGATCGCCGGCTTCCGCTATCACAACGGCGGCGGGCAGACGCTCTACGGAATCGAGCCGGACCTGTCCACGTTCGGCAAGGCGATGGCCAACGGCTTTTCCCTTTCAGCGCTGGCCGGCAAGCGGGAGCTGATGGAACTCGGCGGGCTGCGGCACGACACGGAGCGGGTCTTCCTGCTCTCCACCACCCACGGCGCCGAAACGCACGCCCTGGCCGCGTTCCTCGCCGTGGCGAAGATCTATCAGGACGAGCCGGTCTGCGAAACGATGGCCGACCGCGGCGACCTGCTGCGGGCCGGGATCGAGGCCGCCGCGAAGCAGCGGGGGCTCATCGAGTTCGTGCCGATATTTGGCCCCGGCTGCAACCTCGTGTTCGGCGCCTGCGGACCGGACGGACAGTCGGACCAAGCCTATCGGAGCCTGTTAATTCAGGAATTGACCAAACGCGGCGTGTTCGGCCCGTCGTTGGTCATCAGCTATTCGCACTCCGAACGCGACGTGGAGGACACCGTCGCCGCCTTCGAGGGGGCGCTGGACGTCTACGCCCGAGCGCTGGAGGACGGGGTCGAGCGCCACCTCGTCGGCCAGCCCTCGCGGGTCGTGTATCGCAAATTCAATTAG